A window of the Peromyscus leucopus breed LL Stock chromosome 22, UCI_PerLeu_2.1, whole genome shotgun sequence genome harbors these coding sequences:
- the Cebpzos gene encoding protein CEBPZOS: protein MARTMEPLARKIFKGVLAAELVGVFGAYVLFRKMNSSQDFRQTMSKKFPFALEVYYKCIEQSGIYGVREGDQEKWLQSKN, encoded by the exons ATGGCTCGGACCATGGAACCGCTGGCTAGGAAGATCTTCAAAGGCGTTCTGGCAGCTGAACTTGTGGGGGTTTTTGGAGCTTATGTTTTGTTTAGAAAGATGAACTCCAGCCAAG atTTCAGGCAAACAATGAGCAAGAAATTTCCCTTCGCTTTGGAAG TTTACTACAAATGCATTGAACAGTCTGGAATATATGGAGTTAGAGAGGGCGATCAAGAAAAGTGGTTGCAGAGCAAAAATTAA